The Gimesia chilikensis nucleotide sequence GCGGCGCATAAACATGGTCTCGAGCTCCATGTCTGGAAAGTGAATCACAATCTCTCGACCGCTCCGCCGTCGTTCGTCAGACAGTTACGTGACGCGGGGCGGACCCAGGTCAGTGTGACCGGCGAACAGAGCGACTGGCTCAATCCGGCTCATCCCGAAAACTTTCAGCTCGAAGTCGACAGCATGCTCGAAGTCGTTAAAAAGTATCCCGTGGATGGCATTCACTTCGATTACATCCGCTATCCCAATGATCGCCACGATTACAGTGACTATAGCCGTCAGAAATTCGAGGCCGACACCGGCATCAAAGTCAGCAACTGGCCTACCGACTGTTACAAGGGGAAGCTCAAAAGCCAGTACCGCGACTGGCGTGCCAACCAGATCACCCGGCTCGTTGAAACCGTATCACGCGAAGCACGCAAGATCCGCCCCGGCGTGAAACTTTCCGCTGCCGTCTTCCGCGAATATCCGGACTGCCGGGAATGGGTGGCCCAGGACTGGCCTCTCTGGGCCAGACGCGGGTATCTCGATTTCATCTGCCCCATGGATTACACCGCCAGTGACGAACAGTTCCGCCTCTGGATTGAAGATCAGCAGAAACACCTGGCCGGCAGCATCCCTGTCTACCCCGGCATCGGTGCACTCTCATCAGAGGCAACACTGAGCAGCGATCGTGTTCTAGGACAGGTTGATGTAACCCGACAGCTCAACACGGGGGGGTTTACTGTCTTCAGCCTCAATCCGCAGACACTCTCCAGTGTCGTCCCCGATTTCAAACGCAGTGCCGGGAAAGTCAAGGCGACTCCCCCGCATCGCGCGCCGAAAAAGCGTTAACTCTGAATAAACAAAAACAGGCAGGCCAGGAAAATCCCCAACCTGCCTGTGTTCCTGCTTTACAGCGAGTCAATCTTCGGCCCGGCTTCCGTCGCCACACATCTTCACCACTTTTGGGTTGAAGCGTGCTACGATTTCCACCAGGTCCTGCTGCTCGGCCATAACCTCATTAATGTTTTTGTAAACACCGGGAACTTCGTCAGCCCCCGCTGAGATTACAGTGATGCCTCGTTTCTCCAGATCGTTTTTCACCGCCTTCCAGCGGTACTTATCCTTCGCTTTGTTACGAGACATGCAGCGTCCTGCACCATGCGATGCCGAGTTCAGGCTCGCTGGATTTCCTTTTCCACGAACCACGAACGCCGGATCGGCCATCGAACCGGGAATCACACCCATCTCGCCTGCTGCCGCTGGAGTTGCCCCCTTACGGTGCACGTAGACCTCCCGGCCGCCGTGCTCTTCCTTCCAGGCGAAGTTGTGGTGATTCTCCACGCCGGAGATCACTTTGCTTCCCAGTAGAGCCGCCACGTTCTTATGGATCACAGCATGGTTAGCTGCAGCGTAGTCGCCCATCAGATTCATCGCTGCCCAGTATTCCTGGCCGGCTTCCGAATCCATGTCCAGCCATGCCAGTCGTCCCAGGTGCTGATGACGCTTTCGCAGTTGCGACTGCGCAATCGCTGAATACGTGCTGCATACCGACGCACCGGTTCCCCGGCTACCGCTATGGCTCAACAATGCCACATATTCACCTGCAGTCAGGCCCAGCTCTGCATCATCTTCCGAAATCGTCAGGACACCGAACTCAACAAAGTGGTTGCCCGAACCCGAAGATCCCAGCTGTTTCCATGCCTTGTCTTTGTTCTGACGTGTCACTTTCGTCACCGTCCAGTCCTGATCCATCACCGCATGATGCTGCTTCTTCTCGTGAGCCGTACCCACGCCGAATACGGTTCCTCGATTCAGCGCCTCGATGAATTGATGACGTTTGTCATCCAGTGCATCAACGGCCGTATCCAGAACCGACAGCTTCATACGGCAGGCGATATCCACACCGACCGCGTAAGGAATCACTGCGTTTTCCAGTGCCAGTACGCCGCCGATAGGCAGACCATAACCGATGTGTGCATCAGGCATCAGCGCAGCGCCGTAGGCCGATGGAACATGGCACGCCAGTTCCATCTGGGAGAACGCACCTTCATCGATGCCATCCTTACCCCAGATCTGGTAATCGATTGGCTCAACAACTTCTTCCGAGTTATCTTCAACCAGCTCTGCAGCCAGGGCTCCGAATGCCTCATCTTCCAGGAAGTCCTCAGGCGCAGCGATGACCTGCTGCATGCGCGCTTTAACTTCCTTACCGCGAATATTTTCATTCGCGACGGCCTGCTGAATCGCCGTCATGGCCGTCTTCAGACAATACTGTGGAACACCCAGTTTCAGTAACTGTCGAGAGTTCATCTCTCTTCTCCTCATACATAAAAAACATTCAGACCCGATTTCCGCTCGGGTCACATATCATTCTATTCCAATTTGTTCTCACTGGACACCGGAGTAGTAAGAAGGTTCCCGGTTTCCGACTTTACCTGGAGAAAAACCGAAAAGTAACTCTG carries:
- a CDS encoding RtcB family protein, with the protein product MNSRQLLKLGVPQYCLKTAMTAIQQAVANENIRGKEVKARMQQVIAAPEDFLEDEAFGALAAELVEDNSEEVVEPIDYQIWGKDGIDEGAFSQMELACHVPSAYGAALMPDAHIGYGLPIGGVLALENAVIPYAVGVDIACRMKLSVLDTAVDALDDKRHQFIEALNRGTVFGVGTAHEKKQHHAVMDQDWTVTKVTRQNKDKAWKQLGSSGSGNHFVEFGVLTISEDDAELGLTAGEYVALLSHSGSRGTGASVCSTYSAIAQSQLRKRHQHLGRLAWLDMDSEAGQEYWAAMNLMGDYAAANHAVIHKNVAALLGSKVISGVENHHNFAWKEEHGGREVYVHRKGATPAAAGEMGVIPGSMADPAFVVRGKGNPASLNSASHGAGRCMSRNKAKDKYRWKAVKNDLEKRGITVISAGADEVPGVYKNINEVMAEQQDLVEIVARFNPKVVKMCGDGSRAED